A region from the Poecilia reticulata strain Guanapo linkage group LG12, Guppy_female_1.0+MT, whole genome shotgun sequence genome encodes:
- the LOC103473970 gene encoding erythrocyte band 7 integral membrane protein-like isoform X1: protein MDSEGASMTESKRRERQSGPGRYNSHDVEALEDSDSGIGLCGWLLVGFSLLLMLVTLPISIWMCIKIVKEYERAIIFRLGRILKGGAKGPGLFFILPCTDNFINVDMRTITFDIPPQEVLTKDSVTVSVDGVVYYRVQNATLAVANITNADSATRLLAQTTLRNVLGTKNLAEILSDREEIAHNMQSTLDDATDDWGIKVERVEIKDVKLPLQLQRAMAAEAEASREARAKVIAAEGEMNASRALKEASLVISESPSALQLRYLQTLNTIAAEKNSTIIFPLPLEMMQSLMNR, encoded by the exons ATGGACAGCGAAGGTGCTTCGATGACAGAGTCCAAAAGAAGAGAGCGCCAGTCCG GTCCAGGCCGTTACAATTCACACGATGTTGAAG CTCTGGAGGACTCGGACTCAGGCATCGGCCTGTGCGGCTGGCTGCTGGTTGGATTCTCCCTCCTGCTGATGCTGGTCACTCTGCCCATCTCCATATGGATGTGCATTAAG ATAGTGAAGGAGTACGAACGAGCCATCATCTTCCGCCTTGGGCGCATCCTGAAAGGAGGAGCCAAGGGACCGG GTTTGTTCTTCATCTTACCATGTACTGACAACTTCATCAACGTCGACATGCGAACCATCACCTTCGACATCCCGCCGCAAGAG GTTCTGACCAAAGACTCTGTGACGGTGAGCGTTGACGGCGTGGTGTACTACCGGGTCCAGAACGCCACCCTGGCTGTGGCCAACATCACCAACGCGGACTCTGCCACGCGGCTGCTGGCCCAGACCACCCTGAGGAACGTCCTGGGCACCAAGAACCTGGCGGAGATCCTGTCCGACCGCGAGGAGATCGCTCACAACATGCAG TCGACTCTGGACGACGCCACAGACGACTGGGGGATCAAGGTGGAGCGCGTGGAGATCAAGGACGTGAAACTGCCTCTGCAGCTCCAGAGAGCCATGGCGGCCGAGGCGGAGGCGAGCCGCGAGGCCAGAGCCAAG gtgATTGCGGCTGAGGGCGAGATGAATGCGTCGCGGGCCCTGAAGGAGGCGTCCCTGGTGATCTCTGAGTCCCCATCGGCTCTGCAGCTGCGCTACCTGCAGACCCTCAACACGATCGCCGCCGAGAAGAACTCCACCATCATCTTCCCGCTGCCGCTGGAAATGATGCAGAGCCTGATGAATCGCTGA
- the LOC103473970 gene encoding erythrocyte band 7 integral membrane protein-like isoform X2, which yields MDSEGASMTESKRRERQSALEDSDSGIGLCGWLLVGFSLLLMLVTLPISIWMCIKIVKEYERAIIFRLGRILKGGAKGPGLFFILPCTDNFINVDMRTITFDIPPQEVLTKDSVTVSVDGVVYYRVQNATLAVANITNADSATRLLAQTTLRNVLGTKNLAEILSDREEIAHNMQSTLDDATDDWGIKVERVEIKDVKLPLQLQRAMAAEAEASREARAKVIAAEGEMNASRALKEASLVISESPSALQLRYLQTLNTIAAEKNSTIIFPLPLEMMQSLMNR from the exons ATGGACAGCGAAGGTGCTTCGATGACAGAGTCCAAAAGAAGAGAGCGCCAGTCCG CTCTGGAGGACTCGGACTCAGGCATCGGCCTGTGCGGCTGGCTGCTGGTTGGATTCTCCCTCCTGCTGATGCTGGTCACTCTGCCCATCTCCATATGGATGTGCATTAAG ATAGTGAAGGAGTACGAACGAGCCATCATCTTCCGCCTTGGGCGCATCCTGAAAGGAGGAGCCAAGGGACCGG GTTTGTTCTTCATCTTACCATGTACTGACAACTTCATCAACGTCGACATGCGAACCATCACCTTCGACATCCCGCCGCAAGAG GTTCTGACCAAAGACTCTGTGACGGTGAGCGTTGACGGCGTGGTGTACTACCGGGTCCAGAACGCCACCCTGGCTGTGGCCAACATCACCAACGCGGACTCTGCCACGCGGCTGCTGGCCCAGACCACCCTGAGGAACGTCCTGGGCACCAAGAACCTGGCGGAGATCCTGTCCGACCGCGAGGAGATCGCTCACAACATGCAG TCGACTCTGGACGACGCCACAGACGACTGGGGGATCAAGGTGGAGCGCGTGGAGATCAAGGACGTGAAACTGCCTCTGCAGCTCCAGAGAGCCATGGCGGCCGAGGCGGAGGCGAGCCGCGAGGCCAGAGCCAAG gtgATTGCGGCTGAGGGCGAGATGAATGCGTCGCGGGCCCTGAAGGAGGCGTCCCTGGTGATCTCTGAGTCCCCATCGGCTCTGCAGCTGCGCTACCTGCAGACCCTCAACACGATCGCCGCCGAGAAGAACTCCACCATCATCTTCCCGCTGCCGCTGGAAATGATGCAGAGCCTGATGAATCGCTGA